In Castor canadensis chromosome 11, mCasCan1.hap1v2, whole genome shotgun sequence, a single genomic region encodes these proteins:
- the Gpatch2 gene encoding G patch domain-containing protein 2 isoform X7, translating into MFGAAGHQPIGAPAAGNSWHFSRTMEELVHDLVSALEESSEQARGGFAEPGEHARSLACPLKRQARKRRGRKRRSHNAHPPWDAGRCVSEGSDSSQDEPGKDYRDCHGGKKDHSDSDDQVLVAKRRPASVSAALGRGKRPLWHEAELGADALAGRTLRRRRKVKRMAVDLPQDVSSKRAMTQPPDGCRDHDMDHDRACPLQDLPRGKVKKRKLRTTRQGPKTHDGGVGLDSEDTSRASRDKMDYEEQKVSDELMSESDSSSLSSTDAGLFTNDEGRQGDDEQSDWFYEKESGGACGITGVVPWWEKEDPTELDKDFPDPVFESILTGSFPLMSHPGRRGFQARLSRLHGMPSKNIKKSGGTPTSMATNWTSEIPL; encoded by the exons ATGTTCGGGGCCGCCGGGCACCAACCGATCGGAGCTCCAGCCGCCGGGAACAGCTG GCACTTCAGCAGGACCATGGAAGAACTGGTCCACGACCTGGTGTCCGCGCTGGAGGAGAGCTCGGAGCAGGCCCGGGGCGGCTTCGCAGAGCCGGGGGAGCACGCGCGGAGCCTGGCCTGCCCGCTCAAGCGCCAGGCCCGCAAGCGGAGGGGCCGGAAGCGGCGGTCACACAACGCGCACCCGCCGTGGGACGCGGGGCGCTGCGTGAGCGAGGGCTCGGACTCCAGCCAGGACGAGCCGGGCAAGGACTACCGGGACTGCCACGGCGGCAAGAAGGACCACAGCGACTCGGAcgaccaggtgctggtggccaaGCGCAGGCCGGCGTCCGTGAGCGCCGCGCTCGGGCGCGGGAAGCGGCCGCTGTGGCACGAGGCCGAGCTGGGTGCCGATGCGCTGGCCGGCAGGACGCTGCGCAGGCGCAGGAAGGTGAAGCGCATGGCCGTGGACTTGCCGCAGGACGTGTCCAGCAAGCGCGCCATGACGCAGCCGCCTGACGGCTGCCGGGACCACGACATGGACCACGACAGGGCCTGCCCCCTCCAGGACCTCCCCAGGGGCAAGGTGAAGAAGAGGAAGCTGAGGACCACCAGGCAGGGGCCGAAGACCCACGATGGGGGAGTGGGCCTGGACAGCGAGGACACCAGCCGGGCCAGTAGGGACAAGATGGACTACGAGGAGCAGAAGGTCTCCGACGAGCTCATGAGTGAAAG TGATTCCAGCAGTCTCAGCAGCACTGATGCTGGTTTGTTTACCAATGATGAGGGAAGACAAG GTGATGATGAGCAGAGTGACTGGTTCTATGAAAAAGAATCAGGGGGAGCATGTGGTATCACCGGAGTCGTCCCCTGGTGGGAAAAGGAAGATCCTACTGAGCTAGACAAAGATTTCCCAGACCCTGTCTTTGAAAGTATCTTAACTGGTTCTTTCCCCCTCATGTCACATCCGGGCAGAAGAG GTTTCCAAGCTAGACTCAGTCGCCTTCATGGAATGCCttcaaagaatattaaaaaatctGGAGGGACTCCAACTTCAATG GCTACAAACTGGACCAGTGAGATTCCCCTATAA
- the Gpatch2 gene encoding G patch domain-containing protein 2 isoform X6, translated as MFGAAGHQPIGAPAAGNSWHFSRTMEELVHDLVSALEESSEQARGGFAEPGEHARSLACPLKRQARKRRGRKRRSHNAHPPWDAGRCVSEGSDSSQDEPGKDYRDCHGGKKDHSDSDDQVLVAKRRPASVSAALGRGKRPLWHEAELGADALAGRTLRRRRKVKRMAVDLPQDVSSKRAMTQPPDGCRDHDMDHDRACPLQDLPRGKVKKRKLRTTRQGPKTHDGGVGLDSEDTSRASRDKMDYEEQKVSDELMSESDSSSLSSTDAGLFTNDEGRQGDDEQSDWFYEKESGGACGITGVVPWWEKEDPTELDKDFPDPVFESILTGSFPLMSHPGRRGFQARLSRLHGMPSKNIKKSGGTPTSMLKKRSSGQWSRKRVTKRKRNIKEKK; from the exons ATGTTCGGGGCCGCCGGGCACCAACCGATCGGAGCTCCAGCCGCCGGGAACAGCTG GCACTTCAGCAGGACCATGGAAGAACTGGTCCACGACCTGGTGTCCGCGCTGGAGGAGAGCTCGGAGCAGGCCCGGGGCGGCTTCGCAGAGCCGGGGGAGCACGCGCGGAGCCTGGCCTGCCCGCTCAAGCGCCAGGCCCGCAAGCGGAGGGGCCGGAAGCGGCGGTCACACAACGCGCACCCGCCGTGGGACGCGGGGCGCTGCGTGAGCGAGGGCTCGGACTCCAGCCAGGACGAGCCGGGCAAGGACTACCGGGACTGCCACGGCGGCAAGAAGGACCACAGCGACTCGGAcgaccaggtgctggtggccaaGCGCAGGCCGGCGTCCGTGAGCGCCGCGCTCGGGCGCGGGAAGCGGCCGCTGTGGCACGAGGCCGAGCTGGGTGCCGATGCGCTGGCCGGCAGGACGCTGCGCAGGCGCAGGAAGGTGAAGCGCATGGCCGTGGACTTGCCGCAGGACGTGTCCAGCAAGCGCGCCATGACGCAGCCGCCTGACGGCTGCCGGGACCACGACATGGACCACGACAGGGCCTGCCCCCTCCAGGACCTCCCCAGGGGCAAGGTGAAGAAGAGGAAGCTGAGGACCACCAGGCAGGGGCCGAAGACCCACGATGGGGGAGTGGGCCTGGACAGCGAGGACACCAGCCGGGCCAGTAGGGACAAGATGGACTACGAGGAGCAGAAGGTCTCCGACGAGCTCATGAGTGAAAG TGATTCCAGCAGTCTCAGCAGCACTGATGCTGGTTTGTTTACCAATGATGAGGGAAGACAAG GTGATGATGAGCAGAGTGACTGGTTCTATGAAAAAGAATCAGGGGGAGCATGTGGTATCACCGGAGTCGTCCCCTGGTGGGAAAAGGAAGATCCTACTGAGCTAGACAAAGATTTCCCAGACCCTGTCTTTGAAAGTATCTTAACTGGTTCTTTCCCCCTCATGTCACATCCGGGCAGAAGAG GTTTCCAAGCTAGACTCAGTCGCCTTCATGGAATGCCttcaaagaatattaaaaaatctGGAGGGACTCCAACTTCAATG
- the Gpatch2 gene encoding G patch domain-containing protein 2 isoform X5, which yields MFGAAGHQPIGAPAAGNSWHFSRTMEELVHDLVSALEESSEQARGGFAEPGEHARSLACPLKRQARKRRGRKRRSHNAHPPWDAGRCVSEGSDSSQDEPGKDYRDCHGGKKDHSDSDDQVLVAKRRPASVSAALGRGKRPLWHEAELGADALAGRTLRRRRKVKRMAVDLPQDVSSKRAMTQPPDGCRDHDMDHDRACPLQDLPRGKVKKRKLRTTRQGPKTHDGGVGLDSEDTSRASRDKMDYEEQKVSDELMSESDSSSLSSTDAGLFTNDEGRQGDDEQSDWFYEKESGGACGITGVVPWWEKEDPTELDKDFPDPVFESILTGSFPLMSHPGRRGFQARLSRLHGMPSKNIKKSGGTPTSMVLRKKIKHNNVKPLETGKNHHIYPLYYCVSCNII from the exons ATGTTCGGGGCCGCCGGGCACCAACCGATCGGAGCTCCAGCCGCCGGGAACAGCTG GCACTTCAGCAGGACCATGGAAGAACTGGTCCACGACCTGGTGTCCGCGCTGGAGGAGAGCTCGGAGCAGGCCCGGGGCGGCTTCGCAGAGCCGGGGGAGCACGCGCGGAGCCTGGCCTGCCCGCTCAAGCGCCAGGCCCGCAAGCGGAGGGGCCGGAAGCGGCGGTCACACAACGCGCACCCGCCGTGGGACGCGGGGCGCTGCGTGAGCGAGGGCTCGGACTCCAGCCAGGACGAGCCGGGCAAGGACTACCGGGACTGCCACGGCGGCAAGAAGGACCACAGCGACTCGGAcgaccaggtgctggtggccaaGCGCAGGCCGGCGTCCGTGAGCGCCGCGCTCGGGCGCGGGAAGCGGCCGCTGTGGCACGAGGCCGAGCTGGGTGCCGATGCGCTGGCCGGCAGGACGCTGCGCAGGCGCAGGAAGGTGAAGCGCATGGCCGTGGACTTGCCGCAGGACGTGTCCAGCAAGCGCGCCATGACGCAGCCGCCTGACGGCTGCCGGGACCACGACATGGACCACGACAGGGCCTGCCCCCTCCAGGACCTCCCCAGGGGCAAGGTGAAGAAGAGGAAGCTGAGGACCACCAGGCAGGGGCCGAAGACCCACGATGGGGGAGTGGGCCTGGACAGCGAGGACACCAGCCGGGCCAGTAGGGACAAGATGGACTACGAGGAGCAGAAGGTCTCCGACGAGCTCATGAGTGAAAG TGATTCCAGCAGTCTCAGCAGCACTGATGCTGGTTTGTTTACCAATGATGAGGGAAGACAAG GTGATGATGAGCAGAGTGACTGGTTCTATGAAAAAGAATCAGGGGGAGCATGTGGTATCACCGGAGTCGTCCCCTGGTGGGAAAAGGAAGATCCTACTGAGCTAGACAAAGATTTCCCAGACCCTGTCTTTGAAAGTATCTTAACTGGTTCTTTCCCCCTCATGTCACATCCGGGCAGAAGAG GTTTCCAAGCTAGACTCAGTCGCCTTCATGGAATGCCttcaaagaatattaaaaaatctGGAGGGACTCCAACTTCAATG